In one window of Pseudorasbora parva isolate DD20220531a chromosome 7, ASM2467924v1, whole genome shotgun sequence DNA:
- the glipr2l gene encoding GLI pathogenesis-related 2, like — translation MGKSASRLFCEEVLKTHNEYRRKHQAPPLKLSSKLSREAARYAESLASTRILKHSAESSRGNCGENLAWASYDQTGKDVSDRWYNEVNQYNFNQPGFSSATGHFTAVVWKSSKKLGVGKAVASDGSTFVVARYFPAGNITNQGHFQANVLPPKS, via the exons ATGGGGAAGTCAG CCTCCAGGCTTTTTTGTGAGGAGGTGCTGAAGACTCATAATGAGTACAGAAGGAAACATCAAGCCCCACCTTTAAAACTCAGCAGTAAACTGAGTCGTGAAGCAGCAAG ATATGCTGAGAGCCTTGCTAGCACCCGGATTCTGAAGCACAGTGCCGAGTCTAGTCGAGGAAACTGTGGAGAAAATTTAGCATGGGCGTCTTATGATCAAACGG GTAAAGATGTGTCTGATCGCTGGTATAATGAAGTGAATCAGTACAACTTTAACCAGCCAGGATTCTCCTCTGCAACTG GTCACTTCACTGCAGTGGTGTGGAAAAGCTCGAAGAAACTCGGTGTGGGTAAAGCTGTGGCCTCGGATGGTTCTACCTTCGTAGTTGCGCGTTATTTCCCTGCAGGCAACATTACCAATCAGGGCCACTTCCAGGCCAATGTCCTGCCCCCTAAAAGCTGA
- the LOC137083695 gene encoding uncharacterized protein — protein MIRQNARECFGKHFKGQHLYLSDLKEMPDIENGYLYKNNIPAYPQSVEFRVEKLSHVTGEEGLRGIFHNLGFRQPSELVASDQHHYLWWDLSVTPDDISAAEERFLASLFPHQSAAEIRNQGPILEHFTTSKAFQKESPYGNFCFTFSFKELLWHYGKQFCGDQSPVLRVYETVLYKKEIQYTVVVHPPSVNIYKHCPDLPYDEDGICGYNNGAMWWRCQSPSETYKNQLDVNIFDGSVSVSSHREKYYVWDHVCIAFHMEPGWVLHIDQDRLFKRVKVCEMSKPPLLRPTDSKLSLQEAESVLADVKASLKAVG, from the coding sequence ATGATACGTCAAAATGCACGAGAATGTTTTGGGAAACATTTTAAAGGACAGCATTTGTATCTGTCAGACTTAAAAGAAATGCCTGATATAGAAAATGGGTACCTTTATAAAAACAACATTCCTGCTTATCCTCAATCTGTGGAGTTCCGTGTCGAGAAATTGTCTCATGTCACTGGAGAAGAAGGCCTTAGGGGTATTTTTCACAATTTAGGCTTCCGACAGCCATCAGAGCTGGTGGCTAGTGATCAGCACCATTACCTCTGGTGGGATTTATCAGTCACACCTGATGACATATCCGCGGCCGAAGAGCGTTTCCTTGCGTCATTGTTCCCTCATCAAAGTGCTGCTGAAATTCGCAACCAGGGACCCATTCTTGAGCATTTCACCACCTCAAAGGCCTTCCAGAAAGAATCTCCCTATGGAAACTTCTGCTTTACCTTTTCATTTAAGGAGCTTCTCTGGCACTATGGCAAGCAATTCTGTGGTGACCAAAGTCCAGTGCTGCGTGTTTATGAGACTGTGCTCTACAAAAAAGAGATTCAATACACGGTTGTAGTGCATCCTCCGTCcgtaaatatttataaacattGTCCTGATCTTCCATATGATGAGGATGGTATTTGTGGATATAATAATGGGGCCATGTGGTGGCGCTGTCAATCCCCCTCTGAAACCTACAAGAATCAGCTTGATGTCAACATCTTTGATGGAAGTGTTAGTGTGAGCTCGCACAGAGAAAAATACTATGTGTGGGATCATGTGTGTATAGCATTCCACATGGAGCCGGGGTGGGTGCTGCATATTGACCAGGACAGGCTGTTTAAAAGAGTGAAAGTGTGTGAAATGTCCAAGCCTCCTCTTCTCAGGCCCACAGACTCTAAACTAAGTTTGCAGGAGGCTGAGAGTGTATTAGCTGATGTTAAGGCCAGTTTGAAGGCTGTTGGTTGA
- the LOC137083696 gene encoding uncharacterized protein, with amino-acid sequence MKRINNRDVTETFIEGQHLSLSDLKEVPNIENGYLYKNNIPAYPQSVEFRVEKLSHVTGEEGLRGIFHNLGFRQPSELVASDQHHYLWWDLSVTPDDISAAEDRFLASLFPHQSAAQICNQRPVLEHFTTSKAFQKESPYGNFRFTFSFKELLWHYGEQFCGDQSPVLRVYETVLYRREVQYKVLVHPHDINLYDHYPRLPGKEDGVCGYNDGAMWWRCQAPSETYKLKLEVNKSNRSVHVSPHREEYYVWDHVCVAFHMEPGWLLHVDRKKLLKRVNACETSKPCLLRAPETPLSLNNAERVLADLKASMS; translated from the coding sequence ATGAAGCGCATAAATAACCGAGATGTTACAGAGACATTCATTGAGGGACAACATTTGAGTTTGTCAGACCTAAAAGAAGTGCCTAATATAGAAAATGGGTACTTGTATAAAAACAACATTCCTGCTTATCCTCAATCTGTGGAGTTCCGTGTCGAGAAATTGTCTCATGTCACTGGAGAAGAAGGCCTTAGGGGTATTTTTCACAATTTAGGCTTCCGACAGCCATCAGAGCTGGTGGCTAGTGATCAGCACCATTACCTCTGGTGGGATTTATCAGTCACACCTGATGACATATCCGCAGCCGAAGACCGTTTCCTTGCGTCATTGTTCCCTCATCAAAGTGCTGCTCAAATTTGCAACCAGAGGCCCGTTCTTGAGCACTTCACCACCTCAAAGGCCTTCCAGAAAGAATCTCCCTATGGAAACTTTCGTTTCACTTTTTCATTTAAGGAGCTTCTCTGGCACTATGGCGAGCAATTCTGTGGTGACCAAAGTCCAGTGCTGCGTGTTTATGAGACTGTGCTCTACCGACGAGAGGTTCAATATAAGGTCCTAGTGCACCCTCATGACATAAACCTTTATGACCATTATCCTCGACTTCCTGGTAAGGAAGACGGTGTGTGTGGATACAATGATGGGGCCATGTGGTGGCGCTGTCAAGCCCCCTCTGAAACCTACAAGCTGAAACTTGAGGTGAACAAGTCGAATCGTAGTGTTCATGTGAGCCCCCACAGAGAAGAATACTATGTGTGGGATCATGTGTGTGTAGCTTTCCACATGGAGCCGGGGTGGTTGTTGCATGTGGACAGGAAGAAGCTGTTAAAACGTGTGAATGCATGTGAAACATCCAAACCTTGTCTTCTGAGAGCCCCGGAGACTCCACTGAGTTTAAACAATGCTGAGCGTGTATTAGCTGATCTTAAGGCCAGTATGAGCTAG